The Agrococcus sp. ProA11 genomic sequence AACGAGTGCACCGATGCCTACGTGAAGCTCATCTTCGTCAAGCCCGAGCTCGGCCTCCAGCCGCCCTACGACCTCGCGGCCCTCCGCACGCAGCTTGCGCCGGATGACATCCCCGTCACCCGCACGTACACCGTGCGCGAGGTGCACTCCGACTCCATCTCGCTCGACTTCGTTGTCCACGGCGACGTCGGCATCGCCGGGCCATGGGCCGAGCACGCGCAGGTGGGCGATCGGATCGCGCTCACCGGTCCCGGCGGCGCCTACGCCCCGGATCCCGCCGCCGACTGGCACCTGTTCGTGGGGGACGAGTCGGCGCTGCCCGCGATCGCCCGCGCGATCGAGGCGCTCGATGCCGCTGCCAGCGGCATCGCGATCCTGGAGGTGCGCGATGTGTCAGAGGAGCTCGACCTCCGTGCTCCGAGTGGCGTCGACGTGCGCTGGCTGCATCGCGGTGCACCGAGGCCGGAGACAGTGAGGCTGCTCGCCGAGACCGTGGCTGCCCTCGAGTTCTCGGAGGGCCGTGTGCATGCCTTCGTGCATGGCGAGCGCGAGTCGATGAAGGCGATGCGCGACGAGCTCTTCTCGCGCCGCGGCCTCGAGCGTTCGCAGGTGTCGCTCTCGGGCTACTGGGCGCAGGGCCGGACCGAGGATCGGTTCCAGGCAGAGAAGCGCGAGCCGATCGGTGTGGTGCTGCCGCCCGAGCGCTGACGGCGCGGATGCGCGCACGCGCGTTCCGCGTCATGATGTCGTCATGGCTGATGTGATGGAGACAGCGATCCTCGAGCTGCTCGCCACTCGTCGACCCGGTGCCACCATCTGCCCGAGCGATGCCGCACGCCGGGTCGCGGGCGAGGATCCGGATGCCTGGCGCCCGCGCGTGGACGAGGCGCGGGCCGCGGCAGCACGGCTCGTCGGCCGCGGCGAGGCCGTCGTCACGCAGGGCGGCGAGCCGGTCGACCCCGCACTGGCCCGCGGACCCATTCGGATCCGTCGCGCGGACTGACCGTCTCCGAGCACGAGGCGGCTGTGACAGCAGGACAGCCTCCTCCGTCGTGCTACTGGTACGTGACCAGATCGGGCACGGGGGAGACGTCGCGCATGGTCTGCTCCGGGGTGAGCATCGGGAGATCCTCGTCGTAGAAGTTCTTCCACCCCCAGTGGAGACCTGCGGGGGCATCGCGCATCAGTGCCTCCCAGGTGGCCTGCTTCGCGGGCTGGGAGCCGAGCCCATCCACGTGGATGAGCAACGCGAGCTCGGGCCTGCTCACGTCGAGCGTGTCGCGATCGGTGATCATGTCGAGGCGGAACTGATGCAGCACGAACATCTTCTGCGGCAGGCCGCGCTCGTTGGTGAGATCCGCGAGCCAGGTCACGACGCTGTTCACCTCGGCGGCGGAGACGGAGCCGATCTGGCGCATGTGCACCTCGTCGGGCTCCAGGCGCCACTCGGGGTCGAGCGCCAGACCGACGTTCGGCAGTGCGAGCAGCGCCTCGTACTGCTTGGCCTGCGTGAGGAAGTCGGTTCGACCCGGTTGCAGGTCGATGACGACGTAGATCCCCGCCTCGGCCGCGGCGTCGATCAACGGTCGGAGCGACTCCACGGACAGCTCGTTGGAGTAGTTGCCGTCGGGCCCGGCTTGGCCCGCCGCGACGGTCGCGATGATCTCGAACATCGGCACGACGGTCCTGTCCGTGAGCGCTTGGTAGGGCGCGGCGATCTCTCGAGCCCGCTGCACGGAGCCCGCGACGTCCTGCTCGCCGAGCACACCGAGCACGCTGGTGCTCGGTGTGCCGTAGAGCGCCACGAACTGGTGCTGGTCGAACACGAGTTGGCCGCCGCCCGGCAGCTGGAACCCGCTGCGTGCCGCGCGCACCTTCCAATCGAGCGCGGGCTCGGCGTCGAACGCCGCACCGATCGCCAGCGTCCTGCTCGCGGCAGAGGCGTGTAGGGCGTCGATCGCGGATGGGGTGGCCTGCGGATTCGTGATGCCCTCCGGCATGAGGTGCACGGGCACGCCCGCCGCTCGGGCGGTCGCGATGGGCGCGATCCGGTCGACGCTGTCGACGGCCAGCGCGATGGTGTCCGTGAGCGGCGCCGCCGACTCGGGCCGCGACAGGGATCCGGACTCCTGCGCCTGCGTGTCCGCATCGCCGGTGGAGCCCATGGAATCGTCGCCGTAGGCGGCGACGCCGGCAGCGAAGCCTGAGGGGTCGGCCGCCGTCGGGTCGCCCAGCGCGATCCCGGAGGCCTCGCCGATCGCATCCGCGGTCGCGTCGACGCGCTCGACGGCGATCGACGCGCCGCCATCCTCCTCCGCGAGCGCAGCGACGGCGCCCACGACGAGCGCGCTCGATGCACCCAGGCGCTCCAGCTCAGCGGAGACGGCGCGCGCAGCACCTTCGGCGTCGTCCGCGCCCGTCGAGGCGGGCGCCGGTCCAGCGCTCGCAGCACCGACTGGGTCGCCCGTGGGCGCGACCAGCACGGGCACGCCGAGGTCGATCGCGGCTCGCGCGCTCAGCTCCTGGCCCCCCGCGTCGCCCGTGGCGGCGATGATGACGAGCGGCGACGCGTCGAACAGAGCGCGACTGACAGCCAGCGATGCTGCGCCCTCGCCCTGCTCCGCGACCACGGTCAGCGCCGCATCCGGATCGGTGGTCCGCACGATCGATTGCTCCGGCGGCTCCGAGTCAGCCAGCGTGCACGCGCTCAGCAGGAGCGCGGCGGTGAAGGGCACGGCGATGAGCGCTGCGGTGACGCGGGAGAGGCGGGTGCGGAGCGGCATGGAGCAACGCTACGTCAGCCCGGCGATGCCCGTGGCAGATGAGAACGAGGCCCGGACCCTGGTCGTGCCACTGCCTGACCAAGATCCGGACCTCGAGGGTCTGGGGTGAGTAACGGGACTTGAACCCGCGACATCCGCCACCACAAGGCGGCGCTCTACCAACTGAGCTATACCCACCATGTGCGCTCACGGCGCAACTAGGACAGTGTACGACATCCGGCCGCCGAACGCCGAATCGACGGCTCAGCCCGGCAGGTGCGCGCCGAAGCCCTCGGTCACCTTCGCCGAGATCTGCTGCAGCTCGTCCGACGTTCGCCCCGGTGCATCCGTGAACACCGCGGCGCGGTAGTACCGCAGCTCGCGGATCGACTCGCGGATGTCGTCGAGCGCTCGGTGCCCGCCGGCCTTCTCTGGCGCCTGGAAGTAGGCGCGCGGGAACCAGCGCCGCGAGAGTTCCTTGATGCTGGACACGTCGATCGAGCGGTAGTGCAGGAAGCCGTCGAGTGCGGGCATGTAGCGCGCGAGGAACGAGCGATCGGTGCCGATGGTGTTGCCGGCCAGCGGAGCGGAGCGCTCCAGCGGCACGAAGCGCTGCACGTACGCGAGCACCTCGAGCTCTGCCTCGGCGAGCGCGGCACCGTCGGGGATCTCACGGTCGAGCCCGCTCGTCGCGTGCATCTTCCGCACGAAGTCGTCCATCTGCTCGAGCGCTTCGTCGGAGGGCTTGATCACGATCTGCAGGCCGGGATCGAGCACTTCGAGCTCGAAGTCGGTGATGACTACCGCGATCTCGACGAGTTCATCGACCTGCGGGTCGAGCCCCGTCATCTCGCAGTCGATCCAGACGATCCGATCACTCACAGGCACCTCGCGAGTCTATGCGCGATCGAGGGCCGCGAAGAGCTCGTCCGCGCTGATGTCCGCGAGCGTGCCGATCGTGCGCTCTGCCGGCACCGGCGACTCGGTGAGCTGCGTGGTCAGGAACCACAGGCGGGCGCCTGCCGCGACCGCGGATCGCGCACCGCTGCCGGAGTCCTCGAACGCGATGCATGCGGATGGGTCGGCGCCCAGCCTGCGGATCGCGGTCGCGTACGGCTCCGGGTCGGGCTTCGAGCGCTCCACGTCGTCGGCCGAGATGGCGAAGCGCAGCGAGCGCGCCGGAGCCGCGTCGAGCATCGCGCGCGCGTTCGCCGCGGCTGCGTTCGTGATCAGGGCAGCGGGCACGCCTGCCTCGGCGACGCGTTCGAGCAGTGCCTCGCTGCCTGGCAACCACGGCACATCCTCGCGCACCAGATCGGCGACCGCACCGGCGATCGTCTCGATGATCGCGGCGGATTCCATCTCCACCCCGCGCTCGCGCATCCGCTCGGCCCACTCGATCATGGGCCTGCCGGTCGTCCAATGCGCGTCCTCGGTCGTCCACTCGATGCGATGCTCGTGGGCGAATGCGCCCATCCGCTCGTGCCAGATGGGCTCCGAGTCGATGAGCGTTCCGTCCATGTCGAACAGCAGTGCGGCGGTCATGCCTCCAGCCTGTCACCTCGCGCGCGCCGGTGCCGCACTCACCAGCGGAAGCGCGTCGCATCCTGCGGGAAGCGGAACCATGCCAGTGCTCGCGACGGCGTGAGCACCCGAAGCCCACCGCCGTCGTCGCCCGACCATGCGTCGGCTGCCGGTGCGTAGCCGTCGTCGTGGTACTTCTCGAAGGCTGCGGCAAGCCGCGCGCCGAGATCGCCTGGCTCCGCGCGCGTCGCATGGGACTCGCCCTCGACGATCACGGCCTCCTTGCCATCCTCGAGCGTGAGGGTGACAGCGGGGTTCTGCGCTGCATTCCGCGCGTGCCGCGTCGCGGGTGATCCGTCGTACCAGAATCGTCCATCGAGCCAGACGCCCCAGCGCGGGATGGAGTGCGGACGGCCATCGGGCCGCACGGACGCGAGCCAGTAGTGCTGCGATGCCCTGAGCCGTGCTTCGACCTCGTCCCACGAGAGCAGCCCGGTGTCGTCCTCCGGGAGGCCGTACCCGTCCGGCAGTAGCGGGCGGTCGCGACGCGGGGCGGGGAGGGGCGCGATGTCGGTGAGCATGGCGCCAGCATGCGACGAGCCGCCCACACGCGCCAGCGGCGTGTTGCCGGCAGCACGCTCAGACAGGCTGTGCCCCCGGCAGGAATCGAACCTGCGACCAAGAGATTAGAAGGCTCCTGCTCTATCCGCTGAGCTACGGGGGCGTGCCGAACGGCGACTCGACTCTAGCGAGTCACGCGCCATGGGGGCGGTTCCGGCTCGCGCCTCGCTCGCGCCTCTAGGCTGGCTGCGTGCTCGATTCCCTGCTGCAGACCGCTGTCGACTCCGATCAGCTCACCGGTGTCGCCGGTTGGGCGGTGGGGCTGATGGAGGCGATCGGCGCACCGGGTGCGGCCGTCGCGATCGCCGCCGAGAATCTGTTCCCGCCGATCCCGAGCGAGATCATCCTGCCGCTGGCTGGCTTCGCCGCGGCGCAGGGCTCGTTCTCGATCGCGGAGGCGATCATCTGGACCACGATCGGTTCGGTGGTGGGCGCGCTCGTGCTCTACTCGCTCGGCAGGCTGCTCGGGCACGAGCGGCTCTCGCGCATCGCGGCCAGGATGCCCCTGGTGCGCGCGAGCGACATCGACAAGACCACTGCGTGGTTCGCCAGGCACGGCTGGAAGACCGTGCTCTTCGGCCGGTTCCTGCCCATCTTCCGGAGCCTGATCTCGATCCCCGCAGGCATCGAGAAGATGCCGGTGCCGCTGTTCCTCGCCTTGACGGCTGTGGGCTCGGCGATCTGGAACACGATCTTCATCATGGTCGGCGTCACGCTCGGCTTGAACTACCACGCGATCGAGCCCTACATGGATTCGCTGCAGTGGGTGGTGATCGGAGCGGTGCTGCTGGCGATCGGGCTGTGGGTGGCGAAGCGGATGCTGCTGAACCGCGCGGAGGGGAAGCACCTGCTGCACGGGGAGTGACGGCCGTGCAACGCGGTTCACGGCGGCGGGAATAGAAGCGCTCGCGCGGAGGTTATTCGAATCCGAACGACTTCCCGACGCCAGAAAGGCACCCACCTATGCTGCAGGACCTCCCCAACTACCAGCCCGGCACCTACGACATCGACGGCTCGCACTCGAACGTCACCTTCTCGGTGCGACACATGATGGTCGCCAAGGTGCGCGGCGAGATCGAGGGTCTCGCTGGCACGATCGTCCTCGGCGAGCAGCCCGAGCAGTCGACCATCTCGGCCACGGTCGACCCCACGACGATCAACACCAAGAACGCCGACCGCGATGCGCACCTGCGATCCAACGACTTCTTCGCGACGGACGAGCACCCCGAGTGGACCTTCGTCTCCACCAGCGCGCGCGTCGACGGCGACGACCTGTACATCGACGGTGACCTGCAGCTGCGCGGCGTCACCAAGCGCGTCGCGCTGCTCGTCGAGTTCGGCGGCATCGGCCCGGACACCTGGGGCAACACGCGAGCGGGCGCTTCGGCACGCACGCGCATCAAGCGCACCGACTTCGACATCACCTGGAACGTCGCGATCGAGACCGGCGGCGTCATGCTGTCGGACGACGTCGACGTCGAAATCGAGATCTCGGCGGTCAAGCAGGTTCCCGCGACCGTCTGATCGACGCAGCAGCAACGGGGTCGTGGCACGGAGCCACGGCCCCGTTGCGCTGTGCCGGAACGATATCGAGCGCTGCCGCAGCGCTATCGCGGCTCGTGCGGCTGCGTCGTCACGGCCCGGTGAAGCACGCGAGCGCGTCCTCGAGCGCCCAGCCGGTGCCGATCGGCAGCATCGTCGTGCCGCCGGGCAGGAGCCGCCGCGCCTCGAACGCGCGACCGGATCGCCCGTCCACCTGAGCGATGTACCCGAGGGTGAGGCCGGAGGCGCTGCTCACCCGCCAGAGGTCGTCGCGCACCCGACGGGTGGCCACGTGCGGTGCGGTGGGTGCCAAGCGTCGCTGGGTGCCGGTCATGATCGCCATGGTGAGCTCCTCTCCGTCGTCTCCGACGCTACGTCCGACCACCCACACAGGACACGGCATCGGTGCGCTTCCCGGCCGCTCGCCGTTCTCCACAGCCCGCCACAGCCGCGCCGCGGGCTCCGCGCACCCTCCGGCATCCTGCGGCGCATGAGCGAAGCAATCACCGTCATCGGGTCGCTCGGCGCGGACCCGATGCTGAAGTCCGTCAACGGCGACCGGGTCGCCGAATTCCGACTTGCCTGCAAGTCCAGGCGCAAGGAGGGAGACACGTGGGTCGATGGCCACACCAACTGGTTCTCGATCGAGGCCTGGGGAAGGTTCGCCGACCACGTCGGCGCGTCCCTGCGCAGGGGCGACCTGGTGATGGTGCTGGGCAGGCTCAAGGTCGATCAGTGGGAAGCCGGCGACAGGCGCGGCACGAGCGTCAAGATCCGAGCCGAGCACATCGGCCACTCGCTCCGTGTGGGGCCGGCGCTGCGGCAGCGCTCGTCGGCGCCCGGCGCGGCGTCCGAGCTGTCTGGCGACGCAACGCGGCCCGAGCACGCCGAAGTCGATGACGATCCGACGTCCGGGTGGGGGGACGAATCCGGTTCCTTCCCCGGCGTCCACACCGCATCGCCATCGACGGCCGAGCCTGACGCGGCGTGGGCGCGGCCGGGCGCGGGGCCGCTGGGAGCCTAGGCTGGAGGCGTTCCGCCAGTCAGCGAAGGAGGGCGCGTGCGTCGGTCCGCAGTGCTCGTGCTGCTCGCAGCCCTCAGTCTCGTGGGCTGCTCGCCGTCGCCCGAACCCGCTGCGTCGGCGTCCGCCCAGCCGAGCGCGACGGCAGCGACCGCGCCCGCTGCGGAGTCGGCGGACGATGAGCTGGCTGCGTTCCGCAGCGCGCTGGGCGGCCAGTCTCCGCTGGATCCCGAGTCGCTGGTCGACGCGGTCGAGACCGCGGGGTTCGCGCGATCGACGATCGAGCGCACCCGGGAGGTCGACTCGCTGGGCGCCCCGGTGACGTTCCTCGAGATCGCGGTGCGCGTCGACGACGGCTGCCTCATCGGCCAGGTCGGGGACGGCCCGGCAGCGGCGATCCGCGCCGCGGCGCTCGGCGGCGGGCGGTGTCTGGTCGGCGACGTGATCGCCCTAGACTGAGGGCATGGCCGAGTACATTTTTTCGATGGTCCGCGCCCGCAAGACCGTGGGCGACAAGGTGATCCTCGACGACGTCACGATCGCAATCATCCCCGGCGCCAAGATCGGCGTGGTCGGGCCGAACGGCGCGGGCAAGTCGACGATCCTCAAGATCATCGCGGGACTCGAGACGACCTCGAACGGCGAGGCCAAGCTGAGCCCGGGCTACTCCGTCGGCATGCTCATGCAGGAGCCGGAGCTCGACGAGTCGAAGACCGTGCTCGAGAACGTGCAGGCGGCCTTCGGTCACCTCACCGCGAAGATCGACCGCTTCAACGAGATCTCGGCGGAGATGGCGAACCCCGACGCCGACTTCGACGCGCTCATGGCCGAGATGGGCACGCTGCAGGAAGAGATCGACGCCGCCGACGCCTGGGATCTCGACTCCCAGCTCGAGCAGGCGATGGATGCGCTGCGCTGCCCGCCCGGCGACTGGCCGGTCACGAACCTCTCCGGTGGTGAGCGGCGCCGTGTCGCACTCTGCAAGCTGCTGCTCGAGAAGCCGGATCTGCTGCTGCTCGACGAGCCGACGAACCACCTGGACGCCGAGAGCGTGCTGTGGCTCGAGCAGCACCTGGCGAAGTACCCGGGCGCCGTCATGGCGGTCACTCACGACCGATACTTCCTCGACCATGTCGCAGGCTGGATCTGCGAGGTCGACCGCGGTCGTCTCTACCCCTACGAGGGCAACTACTCCACCTACCTCGAGAAGAAGGCCGAGCGCCTGCAGATCCAGGGCAAGAAGGATGCGAAGCTCGCCAAGCGGCTCTCCGACGAGCTCGAATGGGTCCGTTCCAACTCGAAGGGGCGGCAGGCGAAGTCCAAGGCCCGTCTTGCTCGATACGAGGAGATGGCGACGGAAGCCGAGCGCACCAGGAAGCTCGACTTCGAGGAGATCCAGATCCCGCCGGGTCCGCGTCTGGGCTCCGTGGTGCTCGAGGCGAAGGATCTCGAGAAGGGCTTCGACGGCCGCATGCTCATCGATGGCCTGTCGTTCAGCCTGCCGCGCAACGGCATCGTCGGCGTGATCGGCCCGAACGGCGTCGGCAAGACGACGCTGTTCAAGACGATCGTCGGCCTCGAGCCGCTCGACGACGGGAACCTGAAGATCGGTGAGACGGTCAAGCTCAGCTACGTCGACCAGAGCCGCTCGAACATCGACCCCAACAAGAACCTGTGGGAGGTCGTCTCGGATGGCCTCGACTACATCCAGGTCGGCAATGTCGAGATCCCGTCGCGCGCGTACGTGAGCCAGTTCGGATTCAAGGGCCCCGACCAGCAGAAGCGCGCCGGCGTCCTCTCCGGTGGTGAGCGCAACCGCCTGAACCTGGCGCTGACGCTCAAGGAGGGCGGCAACCTGCTGCTGCTCGATG encodes the following:
- a CDS encoding siderophore-interacting protein yields the protein MSNPGLEQRPPRPPRPQHVLEVLGSERIAPSLVRVRLGGPGFVTFSPNECTDAYVKLIFVKPELGLQPPYDLAALRTQLAPDDIPVTRTYTVREVHSDSISLDFVVHGDVGIAGPWAEHAQVGDRIALTGPGGAYAPDPAADWHLFVGDESALPAIARAIEALDAAASGIAILEVRDVSEELDLRAPSGVDVRWLHRGAPRPETVRLLAETVAALEFSEGRVHAFVHGERESMKAMRDELFSRRGLERSQVSLSGYWAQGRTEDRFQAEKREPIGVVLPPER
- a CDS encoding DUF3253 domain-containing protein, with the protein product MADVMETAILELLATRRPGATICPSDAARRVAGEDPDAWRPRVDEARAAAARLVGRGEAVVTQGGEPVDPALARGPIRIRRAD
- the orn gene encoding oligoribonuclease, yielding MTGLDPQVDELVEIAVVITDFELEVLDPGLQIVIKPSDEALEQMDDFVRKMHATSGLDREIPDGAALAEAELEVLAYVQRFVPLERSAPLAGNTIGTDRSFLARYMPALDGFLHYRSIDVSSIKELSRRWFPRAYFQAPEKAGGHRALDDIRESIRELRYYRAAVFTDAPGRTSDELQQISAKVTEGFGAHLPG
- a CDS encoding HAD family hydrolase; amino-acid sequence: MTAALLFDMDGTLIDSEPIWHERMGAFAHEHRIEWTTEDAHWTTGRPMIEWAERMRERGVEMESAAIIETIAGAVADLVREDVPWLPGSEALLERVAEAGVPAALITNAAAANARAMLDAAPARSLRFAISADDVERSKPDPEPYATAIRRLGADPSACIAFEDSGSGARSAVAAGARLWFLTTQLTESPVPAERTIGTLADISADELFAALDRA
- a CDS encoding pyridoxamine 5'-phosphate oxidase family protein, which encodes MLTDIAPLPAPRRDRPLLPDGYGLPEDDTGLLSWDEVEARLRASQHYWLASVRPDGRPHSIPRWGVWLDGRFWYDGSPATRHARNAAQNPAVTLTLEDGKEAVIVEGESHATRAEPGDLGARLAAAFEKYHDDGYAPAADAWSGDDGGGLRVLTPSRALAWFRFPQDATRFRW
- a CDS encoding DedA family protein; this encodes MLDSLLQTAVDSDQLTGVAGWAVGLMEAIGAPGAAVAIAAENLFPPIPSEIILPLAGFAAAQGSFSIAEAIIWTTIGSVVGALVLYSLGRLLGHERLSRIAARMPLVRASDIDKTTAWFARHGWKTVLFGRFLPIFRSLISIPAGIEKMPVPLFLALTAVGSAIWNTIFIMVGVTLGLNYHAIEPYMDSLQWVVIGAVLLAIGLWVAKRMLLNRAEGKHLLHGE
- a CDS encoding YceI family protein, producing the protein MLQDLPNYQPGTYDIDGSHSNVTFSVRHMMVAKVRGEIEGLAGTIVLGEQPEQSTISATVDPTTINTKNADRDAHLRSNDFFATDEHPEWTFVSTSARVDGDDLYIDGDLQLRGVTKRVALLVEFGGIGPDTWGNTRAGASARTRIKRTDFDITWNVAIETGGVMLSDDVDVEIEISAVKQVPATV
- a CDS encoding single-stranded DNA-binding protein, which encodes MSEAITVIGSLGADPMLKSVNGDRVAEFRLACKSRRKEGDTWVDGHTNWFSIEAWGRFADHVGASLRRGDLVMVLGRLKVDQWEAGDRRGTSVKIRAEHIGHSLRVGPALRQRSSAPGAASELSGDATRPEHAEVDDDPTSGWGDESGSFPGVHTASPSTAEPDAAWARPGAGPLGA
- the ettA gene encoding energy-dependent translational throttle protein EttA, which translates into the protein MAEYIFSMVRARKTVGDKVILDDVTIAIIPGAKIGVVGPNGAGKSTILKIIAGLETTSNGEAKLSPGYSVGMLMQEPELDESKTVLENVQAAFGHLTAKIDRFNEISAEMANPDADFDALMAEMGTLQEEIDAADAWDLDSQLEQAMDALRCPPGDWPVTNLSGGERRRVALCKLLLEKPDLLLLDEPTNHLDAESVLWLEQHLAKYPGAVMAVTHDRYFLDHVAGWICEVDRGRLYPYEGNYSTYLEKKAERLQIQGKKDAKLAKRLSDELEWVRSNSKGRQAKSKARLARYEEMATEAERTRKLDFEEIQIPPGPRLGSVVLEAKDLEKGFDGRMLIDGLSFSLPRNGIVGVIGPNGVGKTTLFKTIVGLEPLDDGNLKIGETVKLSYVDQSRSNIDPNKNLWEVVSDGLDYIQVGNVEIPSRAYVSQFGFKGPDQQKRAGVLSGGERNRLNLALTLKEGGNLLLLDEPTNDLDIETLGSLENALLEFPGCAVVITHDRWFLDRIATHILAYEGTDEDPAQWYWFEGNFESYEQNKIERLGPDAAKPHRSAYRKLTRD